Proteins encoded together in one Bactrocera neohumeralis isolate Rockhampton chromosome 4, APGP_CSIRO_Bneo_wtdbg2-racon-allhic-juicebox.fasta_v2, whole genome shotgun sequence window:
- the LOC126756466 gene encoding protein mono-ADP-ribosyltransferase Parp16, whose amino-acid sequence MTSQASSECDGTSSGPYDGYIPRNGDYQIPADIQDKINALRFLLETDLIACDAKWTLFVAAALSYRYDTQLKPFPPRFVSTDAGLDIDALISVINDTPKLRVVLQNIVEENYDEIDADVLDLLHHVLVVQREPMLHLVEDNDFDVILSNMEQSEQIPRPTHVFRVCNVSVIHEAIQEEPTYNEGEHPPKLAFHGNRLDCFFAMLTQVGACKQQPPNTENAGDEMDAPLKLTTDLQVALQHSPNGAGWGASGCGSMISCVSICEFENHPEYVFGDTASSIIEVRKPDLVRIRYLLFYGSRFPDEDETEEKRPSSWLGRNKYSLSLACYMLLLASIGVANSGSGQYWKQVLSKKAHLLLDFCRRIFTPE is encoded by the coding sequence ATGACCTCGCAGGCATCTTCAGAATGCGATGGCACATCGTCCGGACCTTACGACGGGTACATACCACGCAATGGCGACTATCAGATTCCGGCCGATATTCAGGACAAGATAAATGCTTTACGCTTCCTACTCGAAACCGATCTCATTGCGTGCGACGCCAAATGGACGCTGTTCGTGGCAGCGGCACTGAGCTATCGCTACGACACGCAGTTGAAGCCCTTTCCACCACGTTTTGTCTCCACCGATGCGGGACTTGATATTGATGCGCTCATCTCGGTCATCAATGATACACCGAAACTGCGCGTAGTGTTGCAGAATATCGTTGAGGAGAATTACGATGAAATTGATGCGGACGTTTTGGATCTGCTGCATCATGTGCTGGTCGTGCAACGCGAACCGATGTTGCATCTGGTCGAAGATAATGATTTCGATGTGATTTTGAGTAATATGGAACAAAGTGAACAAATACCGCGGCCGACACATGTCTTTCGGGTTTGCAATGTATCGGTCATACACGAAGCCATACAAGAGGAGCCAACATACAACGAAGGCGAACATCCGCCGAAATTAGCGTTTCATGGCAATCGTCTTGACTGCTTCTTCGCTATGTTGACGCAGGTGGGCGCGTGCAAACAGCAACCGCCGAACACAGAAAATGCTGGCGACGAGATGGATGCGCCGCTCAAATTGACCACGGACTTGCAAGTGGCTTTGCAGCATAGTCCAAATGGCGCCGGTTGGGGTGCTTCCGGCTGCGGTTCAATGATCTCGTGTGTTTCGATTTGTGAATTTGAAAATCATCCCGAATATGTGTTCGGCGATACCGCCAGTTCCATAATCGAAGTGCGCAAACCGGATTTGGTGCGCATACGCTATTTGCTTTTCTATGGCAGCCGCTTTCCCGATGAAGACGAGACCGAAGAGAAACGTCCATCTAGCTGGTTGGGCCGCAATAAGTACTCACTTTCGCTGGCGTGTTATATGTTGCTGTTGGCGTCGATTGGTGTGGCCAATAGTGGCAGTGGGCAATACTGGAAACAGGTGCTGAGCAAGAAGGCACATTTATTGCTGGACTTCTGCAGGCGCATTTTTACACCAGAGTAG